A region of Haliotis asinina isolate JCU_RB_2024 chromosome 9, JCU_Hal_asi_v2, whole genome shotgun sequence DNA encodes the following proteins:
- the LOC137296580 gene encoding FYVE, RhoGEF and PH domain-containing protein 1-like isoform X6, which produces MLEQTEIEDGPPRDKLYRIADELLKTERAYVEKLHLLHQVFHFRITMQNRTQNMLPPEAITQMFSNIESIFQFHHDFLLPQLEDRMSKWDQSPKIGDLMKKNAPFLKLYTDYVKNFDNAMNLINTWQEKSVKFANLIQEIQRMPECGSLSLQHHMLEPIQRVPRYEMLLKDYIKKLPSESPDHHDAQAALNLVTTAAKHSNEAMKKIEKFRKLLEIHQSLRGIDVDFISPTRELIREGSVTKISARSGEKQLRYIFLFNDMMLICSEPLLGTFRVRAQLDVEGMQVKDGDNLSIAHTFCVMSRQKTIELLDHESVGDGPSWYDTIEKVVDDFRLKKKLRVSKPDDTLESFQETMLPDSILGRRAPRWIPDDAATMCMRCQAGFSAFRRRHHCRACGWVVCGKCCRKAPLAYMQNKIERVCNKCYDVIVHPKSGTASSPDSEGGSPRRRGVLQVKASDPAVLSGYLYMSSDKGKSWVKRWFAVHDDFVMYSFRAHQDVSALTSMPLPGYIAEPVSAGDNVDRPNTFKVHHKHKKIYFFQTDHEKHLRKWINVLEKMVKLELPDDSQRLSSQSSVSNVSNISSNSGSGDMSENAAASDISSTHSNRSDCSKTSDENGISGKDNDSGIANSNENCSTSNTDNSEYIKDSTKS; this is translated from the exons CTGGAGCAAACAGAGATTGAGGATGGTCCACCCCGAGACAAGCTGTACCGGATAGCAGATGAACTTCTCAAGACAGAGCGGGCATATGTAGAGAAACTGCATCTACTTCATCAG GTGTTCCACTTTCGCATCACAATGCAGAACAGGACGCAGAACATGCTTCCCCCAGAGGCCATCACACAGATGTTCTCCAACATCGAAAGCATCTTCCAGTTCCACCATGACTTCCTCCTTCCCCAACTGGAGGACCGCATGAGCAAGTG GGACCAGAGTCCGAAGATTGGGgacctgatgaagaagaatgCACCATTCctgaagctgtacacagactaCGTGAAGAACTTTGACAACGCCATGAATCTTATCAACACTTGGCAGGAGAAATCAGTCAAGTTTGCCAACCTCATTCAGGAAATACAG CGGATGCCAGAGTGTGGGTCTCTGTCATTGCAACACCACATGCTGGAGCCGATACAGCGAGTTCCGCGCTATGAGATGCTGCTCAAAG ACTACATCAAGAAGTTGCCGTCAGAATCCCCCGACCATCATGATGCTCAAG CTGCCCTCAATCTTGTCACTACTGCTGCCAAACATTCCAATGAAGCCATGAAGAAAATC GAGAAGTTCCGCAAGTTGCTGGAGATCCATCAGTCACTTCGCGGTATCGACGTGGACTTCATAAGTCCAACTCGAGAGTTAATCAGGGAGGGATCTGTCACAAAGATCTCAGCTCGGAGTGGAGAGAAACAATTAAGATATATATTTTTG TTCAATGACATGATGTTAATATGCAGTGAGCCTTTACTTGGTACATTCCGTGTCCGTGCCCAGCTCGATGTGGAGGGCATGCAG GTGAAGGACGGTGACAACCTCAGCATTGCCCACACCTTCTGTGTGATGAGCAGACAGAAGACCATAGAGCTGCTGGACCATGA AAGTGTTGGAGATGGGCCCAGCTGGTATGAT ACAATTGAGAAAGTTGTTGATGATTTTCGTCTCAAGAAGAAGTTGAGAGTTAGCAAACCTGATGACACTCTGGAATCATTTCAGGAAACCATG CTTCCAGACAGTATACTGGGTCGACGAGCGCCACGCTGGATCCCAGACGATGCTGCAACTATGTGTATGAGATGCCAGGCGGGATTTTCAGCCTTCCGACGGAGACATCATTGCCGGGCCTGTGGATGG GTTGTATGTGGCAAGTGCTGTAGAAAGGCACCCCTTGCGTACATGCAAAACAAAATTGAGAGAGTGTGCAACAAATGCTATGATGTGATTGTTCATCCAAAGTCTGGCACCGCATCATCACCCGACAGTGAAGGGGGGTCGCCACGGAGGAGGGGGGTTCTACAG GTGAAGGCCAGCGACCCAGCAGTTTTATCTGGCTACCTGTATATGAGTTCAGACAAGGGAAAGTCATGGGTGAAGAGGTGGTTTGCCGTCCATGACGACTTTGTCATGTATTCATTCAGGGCACACCAG GACGTTTCGGCACTGACGTCCATGCCACTCCCAGGATATATCGCAGAACCAGTGTCAGCAGGGGACAACGTGGACAGGCCAAACACATTCAAAGTTCATCATAAGCACAAGAAAATCTACTTTTTCCAAACGGACCATGAAAAACACTTAAGGAA GTGGATCAATGTCCTTGAGAAGATGGTGAAGCTGGAACTCCCCGATGACTCCCAACGTCTCTCTTCTCAATCCAGCGTCAGTAACGTCAGCAACATCAGCAGCAACAGTGGAAGTGGTGACATGTCAGAGAACGCTGCTGCTAGTGATATCAGTAGTACACACAGCAACCGTAGTGACTGTAGTAAAACCAGTGATGAAAATGGAATCAGTGGCAAAGACAATGACAGTGGTATTGCCAACAGCAATGAAAACTGTAGCACAAGTAATACTGATAACTCTGAATACATTAAGGACTCTACAAAATCATGA